In Montipora foliosa isolate CH-2021 chromosome 13, ASM3666993v2, whole genome shotgun sequence, one DNA window encodes the following:
- the LOC137982543 gene encoding peroxidase skpo-1-like isoform X2, whose protein sequence is MGHSLIRDSFGQFNRGFVRLGEVATTSFFDPSSLYRLRNNGIDGINLGLATEPAQRNFVNAVHESLVTPGPTPDGIVGDLMAINIQRGRDHGLAPYIYFRKFCGLDTGLPGGLAKKFSDLENIDREQRDRIISVYISTFDIDLFVGGISENPQPGSILGQTLTCLIADSFRRFRLGDRFWYERNDSDTGFTLEQLDSIRKGSSMAKVICDNSDNVNRIQERVFETGQELVNCDSIPTIDLSLWKEGPGMEKSAESEACRERKTNH, encoded by the exons ATGGGTCATTCACTGATACGGGACAGTTTTGGACAGTTTAATAGAGGATTTGTCAGGCTTGGGGAAGTTGCTACCACAAGCTTCTTCGACCCGTCGTCTCTTTATAGACTGAGGAATAATGGAATCGATGGCATTAATTTGGGATTGGCAACGGAACCTGCTCAAAG gAACTTTGTCAATGCTGTGCATGAAAGTCTTGTGACTCCAGGACCAACTCCAGACGGAATCGTGGGAGACTTGATGGCGATCAATATTCAACGGGGTCGGGACCATGGTCTTGCCCCTTACATATACTTCCGGAAATTTTGTGGATTGGACACTGGACTTCCCGGAGGACTTGCCAAAAAGTTTTCAGACCTTGAAAATATCGACAGAGAGCAGCGTGATAGAATTATTAGTGTTTACATTTCTACCTTTGACATAGATCTCTTTGTTGGAGGAATCAGTGAGAATCCACAACCGGGATCCATCTTGGGACAGACCCTTACTTGCCTGATAGCTGACAGCTTCCGACGATTTCGACTTGGAGATCGATTCTGGTATGAACGAAACGACTCTGACACAGGATTCACATTGGAACAGTTGGATTCCATAAGGAAAGGAAGCTCGATGGCCAAGGTTATCTGTGACAACTCAGATAATGTAAACCGAATTCAagagcgcgtttttgagacaggTCAAGAGTTAGTTAACTGCGATAGCATACCAACTATCGACCTGAGTTTGTGGAAAGAAG
- the LOC137982543 gene encoding peroxidase-like isoform X1, translating into MGHSLIRDSFGQFNRGFVRLGEVATTSFFDPSSLYRLRNNGIDGINLGLATEPAQRFDRNFVNAVHESLVTPGPTPDGIVGDLMAINIQRGRDHGLAPYIYFRKFCGLDTGLPGGLAKKFSDLENIDREQRDRIISVYISTFDIDLFVGGISENPQPGSILGQTLTCLIADSFRRFRLGDRFWYERNDSDTGFTLEQLDSIRKGSSMAKVICDNSDNVNRIQERVFETGQELVNCDSIPTIDLSLWKEGPGMEKSAESEACRERKTNH; encoded by the exons ATGGGTCATTCACTGATACGGGACAGTTTTGGACAGTTTAATAGAGGATTTGTCAGGCTTGGGGAAGTTGCTACCACAAGCTTCTTCGACCCGTCGTCTCTTTATAGACTGAGGAATAATGGAATCGATGGCATTAATTTGGGATTGGCAACGGAACCTGCTCAAAGGTTCGATAG gAACTTTGTCAATGCTGTGCATGAAAGTCTTGTGACTCCAGGACCAACTCCAGACGGAATCGTGGGAGACTTGATGGCGATCAATATTCAACGGGGTCGGGACCATGGTCTTGCCCCTTACATATACTTCCGGAAATTTTGTGGATTGGACACTGGACTTCCCGGAGGACTTGCCAAAAAGTTTTCAGACCTTGAAAATATCGACAGAGAGCAGCGTGATAGAATTATTAGTGTTTACATTTCTACCTTTGACATAGATCTCTTTGTTGGAGGAATCAGTGAGAATCCACAACCGGGATCCATCTTGGGACAGACCCTTACTTGCCTGATAGCTGACAGCTTCCGACGATTTCGACTTGGAGATCGATTCTGGTATGAACGAAACGACTCTGACACAGGATTCACATTGGAACAGTTGGATTCCATAAGGAAAGGAAGCTCGATGGCCAAGGTTATCTGTGACAACTCAGATAATGTAAACCGAATTCAagagcgcgtttttgagacaggTCAAGAGTTAGTTAACTGCGATAGCATACCAACTATCGACCTGAGTTTGTGGAAAGAAG